GCCTTGAGCTTCGCTTGAATGTGACCCAGATTAATCATATCGCCGCTTCGCTGCTCACGATTGCAGCTGATGGACATGAGTTCCTAAAGCAAGCAAATAAAAGGCTTTAAACAAACTGTGTAACAGCGAAAGATGTGTCTTGAACTTGCCTGCAGAAAACCCGATTCCAGACCTAGATCCAGATCGAACAGCGTGTCGCCCAGCAACAGTTTGACTCGTCCCGAGCGATACCGCAGTATCTTGCCAATCTGTCcctcctccagctgctgcagcacgCTTGGCTTCGGtccatttgctgctgttgatgtggCGGGCATGGGACTGTTGGCTTGTTCCGTTGACGTACTTGCATCAGCCGGCGCTTTGGCAGGGGGCGCGTCATCTGCATCGTCCGCTACGCAGGGCAACACATTGGGAAGCTGCATCACAAAGAGCTGCGGGGACTGTGACGTAGATAAAAACGCTTCAATGCTACGTGGATAGCGTCCATATTGCGCGGGTGTTTCATGTACGAAGAGACTTTCTAGCTGCTGAGGTAAAGCTAGAAAACAGATTTAGTTGAAAAGTCTAATCAAAAAGTTTGATGAACTTGTTTATCTTACCTGCGGCATCTGTATTTGTGCTGGGAATGCTTTGAGGTTCTTGCTTGACGACTTGCTTTTCACTGAGCCATAGAcctaataaagaaaaataattaattaaaaatgtaagttAATTTCTGCGTAAAGCGAATACACAAACCATAGCACGTGCTTCAACTAGTGCTTATTAAAAACACGAACCAGGTGTAGCATTTAAACATAGTATAAACGCACAAActtattaaaaagtaaactcGACTTGCCTTCCTTAAGCATGATGGGTTTGTAATTCAACTCAGTCTTATCACCGCCCATTTCATCATCACTGGCCGATTCAACGTCGTCATCGCTGATCAGATCCTGCACACGTTGATCGGCAGTCCTCTCATCCTTGCCGATGGTACGCTTACGTGACACAGTCACTTCATCGCCACCACGTGCATACGACCCGCCGCCTCCACTCGAAGGTTTGCGAAGATGCACTGCACCCGCTCCCTCGGAGAAGACGCCTGTAGTCTGTATAAGCGATGAGTTGCCAGTGCCGCCAGCGCCACGCCCACGTGCTGCACCAGCAGCTCCGCGTGCACCTCGCCCGCGACCACGAGACTGGGTGAAATCCTTGGATGTCTTCACATTTCTGCagcaaatttatgttttattttgactAGAATGAAagctgttgttggctgcttaCGTATTCTTGTTGCGCACTGCATTCAAGTTGGGCGCAAATACCTTGCGACTGGTACCACGTCCTCCCAACGTCAAGTCCCTCGCTGGCGTTAACCGTGTCATTCCATTTGACTTTTTACTTCCATCCGACGTcgcgttgttattgttgttgttggcaacagGCGGCGCTGTTGTCGACAGTCGTTTAGCTGGTATCGCTGCTTCCGGCTTGCTGCTGCCCTTTTCACTGTCGTTGGCCATCTCCGACCAAAGCAGTCAACAAAAATcgctaaattattatttgtttacaaaattgaATATCTCGAGGAATTTCTATATTGCTTTGAGGTTATTTACAGACTGACCGCAAGTtcgattttcaaatatacctcTTAAActcgaaaataaatatactgtataagTACTTGGTAACACTTTATTTACGTTCTCGGTATTTGTGAAATGCAACCAATTTTTGGTTTTCCCCTATTTCGTAAAAATCAGACGTAGTAgttttactattttaatatttacttgaAGTTAatctgattttatttaatattatttaagttttgctttgcttgtatCATATAAAGTGTGCCCAGATGCCAATTTTCgatatttctgtattttggCATGTTTTCGCGGTATTAAAgcgtatattttataagttttgcTCTTGGTCGCgggaaataaattaatgcatGTTATTAATCTGCATTACTTCGACTTGTTTATGATGAATAGTACAGCCATGCGCGTTGACTTGTCTAACTTCTTCAATGACGCCCGTCAAAACTCACTTATTTGGATATCGGACTCCTGGGCCAACATTAAAGATGTGCAGGATCACATTCAAAGCATTTTTCGGCTGGTTTGTTAGCTGTTCgattatgaatataaaatgtaatttaagcGTTGGAATTCTTTTTTAGACAAATATCAGTCTGTTGACTCAGGATGGGTTTTACTTGTCTCCCAAAGAGTCAATCCAAGTGCTGCAATCCGTCGAGTCCATTAAGGCATTTACTTTGAGCACAACTTGTAGCTCTAAAGAGGAATTGAGCGAAGCCTCCACACTGATTTGCAATGGAAAGAAACGAAAGAATTATTCAAGTGATGTGGATAGTGAATTCTCCAGCTCAACTCCAATTAATCCAAAGCGATCGAAGGGTACAAATAATACAGGACAATTCAATTCGCAGGCAGAAGAAACAACTAAAATAGAGCATTCGTCTGGAAAGAGCTCCAAAAATAAGTCGAAGTCACAAACGACAGTGATTGATGATTGCGACGATGATGTTGAATTGGCAGAGAGCAGCAAGCAACTCAATTTGCAGTCAGAAGAAACACCTAAAACAGAGCATTCGTCTAGAAAGAGCTCTAAAAATAAGTCGAAGTCACAAACGACAGCGATTGATGATTGCGACGATGATGTTGAATTGGCAGAGAGCAGCATGCAAACCACACTCAGTAGAAGTAATTCAAGCCGTCAGAACAATAGACAAAGCCCAAGACAAAAATCCTGCGCAAAGCGCGCTCAAGCTCAAAGCTTCAATGTTGAATCCTCCTCCAACAATCATATTATATTCGCAGATGTCGAAGAAAAGGAGGCTGAGCAGCAACAGGCAGAAGAAAAGCAACCAGAGCTAGAGATGGCCGCAGAGATCAGCAATGGTGGAGTACCTATAGTTAAACCTCAAGTGGAATTTCGATGCGCACTAGAAAAAATGAACCCCATTGTGCGCGTCTTTAAATTACCAATTGAAAGAGAAACTGTGAAGATACTGGAAAATATTGTAATCCCTGCATCGGAACGTAGCACAAAACCCCAGGAAAATAAAGATAGTATTATTGTGCCATTGGAAGCTCAAGCCGCAACCGCTAATGAAACCAAGGAAGCCGAAGTACCCGAAGCACCGAGGTCAAGACCAAGTGCGACTACTCCACCGATTACTGATCTGGAACACTATGAACAAAGTCCATGTGAAACATCCTCGATTTTACCTGAACAGAGTCTGCTCGAAACAGATTCCGATGATTCAGATGATATCGTAGTGCTGGATGATACTACGATGGAAGCGTCAAACTCTTTTGAGATCATAAAAGATATGCTGGATAATGCGGCGAAACTTACAGATTTACCAAACATTGGCGAAACCATCATATTTAAGCTAACCGAGACAAAAGGAGCCTCACAACAGTCTGCAAAAACTAATTACATTGCAGGCACCTGCTCCTACATCAATCGTCGTACTAAAGCTCTAACAATCACTGTAATTGGTAAGCGAGTGCAAAAGACTTTACGAACCCTAATTAATCCGCAATTATTACAGCAAGTGACAACGttcctaaaaatatattgcgtAGCTACGTGAGCAATCTTGAGGATTCCACTGATGGAACacttattttgaatgtcaATTTTCGCGACTTAATTGATGCCAAGGTAGTGGTATCAACGGTGGATTGAGAAAATCTTTAACGTTTAAATTTCCATGTTATATATTctgaaaaaattttataaacgaTCAAGTAAATGAAGTCTTAGATGGAGTGCGTCTTAATTTATTCTAACAGCTCGTCCGCCTCGTCGCTAGTCTTAACACGCAGCAATATAGACATAGCCTCCTTGCTCTCCTCTGGCGTTGGCACGCACACCATCATGACATTGTTCTTGCCCATGCGCTGACATGGCAGACCTTTGCTCAGAATCAGATTGATTAGAATGTTGCCCAAATTTGAGTCTTATCGGAGTCTTTAACGGGCTTCAAGTACAAGGTGCCCACACCACGATCCGAAAAATCTTTGTCCTTCTTCACAAATACCTTGCATCGCATCGAAAAGGTTGCATCATCCTCaacaacataataaatatgcgAATGTAATTATCCATTTgatgataaattaaaaaaaccaaagaagtTAATATCTTATTAAACTCCACTTTGGGTGGCGTATCTTCTTCATCCTCTGCATTGACAGCTTCTGCGGCTTcgatggctgctgctgttgacggTTTCACAttgccaaatgaaaatgtagTTGAAGGCGATGTAAACGAAAAACCACTGGATGCAGCGGACTCACTCCTCCTAAAGCGGGCTTATCATCACTGCTCTTCAAGCCAAAACTGAAGCCATTTATTTTGGGCGGCGATATAGCTGGAGGACCATCTGAAGTTGTACTCTCTTTGTTGTCGAAACTAAAAAAGCCCGGCTTGGACGACGAATCCGAATTGGTCGTGGTAGAAGAATACTTGAGGCCAAAACTAAATGTAGCTGAAGCTGGTGCGGTGCTAATTGCATCTGGTTTGGCGCTAAAACTAAAAGAGCTCGTTGATGCCGTGGAAGTGGTTGTGGTGACACCACTGGTCACGGTGCAGCTGGGCTTTTTGGCCAAGGGTGCTATGGCAGGTGCAATTGTGGTGCTGGGTTTGTAGGTATGGCAAGTTctgcaaataataagaataatttgaTGATAGCGTTAACATAGCGTTTTGCCGCCAACAGTGGTCaagtaaactgcaaaattacgatttaaataagaatataaaattgcatatatagagtatttaaacgtaattttaaattatatttatagttgtttcatttagttattttctgcAAGTATTTGAAGTCCCGCCAATGTCCAAATGGTGTTATTTAACACTGGCTGGTTCCACGCTGGTTCCAGTTATTTGATGCACCTGCGAAATGAACTTGTTTTTGCGGGTTAGGAAAAGGTCAATTTTCTCAAAAACAGCTTAAAGGATTTCAACCAAAATTACTATATATCTTCCTTATAGTTGTATCTACGAAAGTAAAATGTGCGCTATGGCCGAcaagaaagtaaaaaaaagttatggTCATTAATCGgcaacattgattttttgtgcTCATTTTGTATGGGGCTGGAGCTGAGGTTATTGTACTTTTCCTTAAATATCTCAAAAAGgataaatttatgatttgttgagggtatatttataaaacaatactcATAAGCCGATTTGGCCGACAACTCGTCAAAGCCgagatatttgcaaaaatgttgctaccCCAATTTTTCAATCACGATTTTAGTGCATAAATACTGCATGAAATTTGACGAACATGGATTTAATAgaaagataatttaattttctattgttttgcatttaaacttttttgatttaagtttaaatatcACGTAAAAagacgaaaacaaaaagttttttttagccgatatttttttatcgatatgtgaCGCTAAAGTTGCGGAGCTATCTTGACGCACATATATTTTACCAGAGCGAATTACGATAAACGATGAATAGAATTCGATAGTTTTTATATCGATTTGTGACAGCCCTGGAAGTAACCACTTTCGCGCATTAAAAATTCGTTATGCCGGTTcgctaaaataaaatttattaattaatcgTGTTAGTGCTCTTattttgtgagtgtgtgtgtattttgttgaatttgtgTATTTCTATAAGTTTATGTGCATAAGGTTTGCCATAATTGCATAAGTGGCtgttgcaaacattttgcacTGCAATAGAATTTAACGAAGTGCATCGTTTTAACGGCTTTTAACATATTACTTGTTCGTAAGCGTCGCGTGAATTTAATCTATTTGGATCGCGCTCTTGAGTTCATTGTACAACGTTGTGActgtaataataaatgataGTTTGTTATCATACACAAAgcttgttttgtgtttgacACGAGTGTTGCTCACAGacaacaaaagagagagagagagagtgagcgagcgaCCGAGCGCGGAAGCAAGAGAGAACGAGATTAAGCACAAATATTTCGTATGCTCACGCAGTGCGTTTGTATTAAAGTTAATGGAAAtgtattttacaataataaacaataatttagaCATTAAACGTGATTACAACAAGTTGTGTATTAAGTGATATGCATACTCGCAGTTGGGGGTGCTCAATTTAAAGCGCCAAAGCTTCCGTGAATTTCACAATCGCCCGCCACATTTTGTTGCGATATTGGTCAGTGTTTCGACGCTACTTGCCGCTGTCGGACGTGTAGGAATAGAATACCGGACACTATGGATCAACAGGTGGAACAGCAATTAAGCGTTAAATCGGCGAACTTTGATGCCGCCTATATTGAAAAAGCATTGGCGCAAGCCTATAGCAGCGAGAGCTTGCGAGTGGAAAGTTTCGACAGCCAAGCCATTAGCCAGAGTGGTGAGAACTTTTGCAGCGTCATCTATCGGGTGAAAGTTGCATATCGCAAGAGTGCAAATGCGCCCCTAGTGCATGGTAGCTACATAGTGAAGGACTTGATACCCTTCATGGCTGAATTGGGTTCCAATGAGAAATTAATGTTCGAACAGCTGCTGCCTGCAATGGATCAAGTCTTGGCTAAAGCGACGCTGCAGCATGACAAAAAGCTGAGTGCTAAGTGAGTAGCTGGCGACTTTTTAACGAgatagtttttaaaaatatttgtttactgTTTTTAGTTGCTTGTTTGTGGAACGCTCAAAAGGCAAGGAAATCTATTTGCTAGAGGATTTGGGCGCTTTGAACTATTCTTCCTTAAATACTCTGGCATTTAAGGGCCTATCTGTAGAGGATGCACGCATATGTCTCTTCAAGTTGGCACAGTTTCATGCCTCCTCAATGGTGTTATTGCAAGAGCAGCCTACGTTGGCCGCTAAATTGGCGCCCTCACATTATGCCAAGGGAGTAAATGATGGATTCTCCCAAGCGCTCGTCTTGGACGCCGTAACATTTGCCGCTGAGATAGTAAAAGATTTTCCGGGTATGTCTGAAATTGCCGAAAAGATGAAAGCACAAATTGCGTCGGAGTATTCGAGGCGAATAATAGATGTGGTTGATCCCAAGAATTGCGACTTTAAAGTTATTGCTCATGGCGATATCTGGctcaataatttaatgattaatCGGGATACACAAAATGCAGTTATTGTAAGTATGGAAGTGTTTCGTGGAGATGAATTTTGTTATTCATAATGGAGTTTTTCAGGTGGATTTCCAAAACTGTTTTGTGGGCAGTCCGGCTGTGGATCTTCATTTCTTGTTCTACACAAGTTTGCAGCTTGAACTTTTGCTGAATGAGCAACAGAGTTTGCTGCAATATTATTTAGATTCACTTTGTCAAACATTAAAGGATTGCAACTATCAAGGATCGTTCCCAACATTTCCTCTGCTTGAACAGGAAATGAAACGTTGCTTGTTTTATGGCTATTATGCTGCTGTTTGT
This is a stretch of genomic DNA from Drosophila albomicans strain 15112-1751.03 chromosome 3, ASM965048v2, whole genome shotgun sequence. It encodes these proteins:
- the LOC117567233 gene encoding DNA-directed RNA polymerase III subunit RPC4 is translated as MANDSEKGSSKPEAAIPAKRLSTTAPPVANNNNNNATSDGSKKSNGMTRLTPARDLTLGGRGTSRKVFAPNLNAVRNKNTNVKTSKDFTQSRGRGRGARGAAGAARGRGAGGTGNSSLIQTTGVFSEGAGAVHLRKPSSGGGGSYARGGDEVTVSRKRTIGKDERTADQRVQDLISDDDVESASDDEMGGDKTELNYKPIMLKEGLWLSEKQVVKQEPQSIPSTNTDAAALPQQLESLFVHETPAQYGRYPRSIEAFLSTSQSPQLFVMQLPNVLPCVADDADDAPPAKAPADASTSTEQANSPMPATSTAANGPKPSVLQQLEEGQIGKILRYRSGRVKLLLGDTLFDLDLGLESGFLQELMSISCNREQRSGDMINLGHIQAKLKATPDWEHLFEQQAREERKRQPTPAAT
- the LOC117567232 gene encoding coilin, producing the protein MHVINLHYFDLFMMNSTAMRVDLSNFFNDARQNSLIWISDSWANIKDVQDHIQSIFRLTNISLLTQDGFYLSPKESIQVLQSVESIKAFTLSTTCSSKEELSEASTLICNGKKRKNYSSDVDSEFSSSTPINPKRSKGTNNTGQFNSQAEETTKIEHSSGKSSKNKSKSQTTVIDDCDDDVELAESSKQLNLQSEETPKTEHSSRKSSKNKSKSQTTAIDDCDDDVELAESSMQTTLSRSNSSRQNNRQSPRQKSCAKRAQAQSFNVESSSNNHIIFADVEEKEAEQQQAEEKQPELEMAAEISNGGVPIVKPQVEFRCALEKMNPIVRVFKLPIERETVKILENIVIPASERSTKPQENKDSIIVPLEAQAATANETKEAEVPEAPRSRPSATTPPITDLEHYEQSPCETSSILPEQSLLETDSDDSDDIVVLDDTTMEASNSFEIIKDMLDNAAKLTDLPNIGETIIFKLTETKGASQQSAKTNYIAGTCSYINRRTKALTITVIASDNVPKNILRSYVSNLEDSTDGTLILNVNFRDLIDAKVVVSTVD
- the LOC117571011 gene encoding uncharacterized protein LOC117571011, coding for MDQQVEQQLSVKSANFDAAYIEKALAQAYSSESLRVESFDSQAISQSGENFCSVIYRVKVAYRKSANAPLVHGSYIVKDLIPFMAELGSNEKLMFEQLLPAMDQVLAKATLQHDKKLSANCLFVERSKGKEIYLLEDLGALNYSSLNTLAFKGLSVEDARICLFKLAQFHASSMVLLQEQPTLAAKLAPSHYAKGVNDGFSQALVLDAVTFAAEIVKDFPGMSEIAEKMKAQIASEYSRRIIDVVDPKNCDFKVIAHGDIWLNNLMINRDTQNAVIVDFQNCFVGSPAVDLHFLFYTSLQLELLLNEQQSLLQYYLDSLCQTLKDCNYQGSFPTFPLLEQEMKRCLFYGYYAAVCELPICCASKEAASDFTAHTFANNEAMLAKRHQLYASERVRETLKATLPQFEEQGILEPL